The following proteins are encoded in a genomic region of Oncorhynchus kisutch isolate 150728-3 linkage group LG6, Okis_V2, whole genome shotgun sequence:
- the LOC109893456 gene encoding transcription factor 20 isoform X2 produces the protein MQNFPNSPAPPALPPGFTSRGGGGSSYPPPSTDPQISPRMTDDYTGMQQQTPPNPQSHSRHLLHRGHHHPSQAGHMLAYDARNRAGESSHGNIHSGSSSNPYQKETMDYYFAMGGKDRHRRGGMAYGAGFGYSNMDGHIPQQYRQAGTSSSGMMSPYPLDYGSTAGSGGSSSGSSGAGAFSPSHQYKMGQNPAMQPASGPQMQHRQHGQNYPAHQALQHGQQHRTYPISGHRMPPQFSHYSPQGSASTGSSGMYSSPPQRYHDGASSGGGFEAKVNNSPNMNSNSNSISSSATTNNVGSLENVAKSYHSSSYPSYSPQTHPLHKQATLQHRNSQHNLGIGYDNSLKMQHHAPPPGPVYSKHHQSTNPGMPQQPCQEIAKSPMHSQPQQGQINQNFSPISNPSPAASAVQSPSCSSSPSPLMGVSEGHGNPLCPPHVPSHPPPPNPRSCRGRLLQTLPQLSPTPNSNSSISSCGSSGSNKATGLNISAGGGHLVSNRSRMAAGTGKGSHEGSSSSVYSSSPLDKLMQDPGLNSLNALTSQVANLPNTVQHMLLTDTLISHRRGKDGQSQMLQALQAIPSTQPRSRSVSAASSSGIGGGEGAGSEAGGDDDSFLVSERVSSRAKEERDEQISEGEKSRRRQMSGTSSGSEPTGYYPPPSQSQMSMGSSKNQSHTGKSDQGSQGKRMFTESSTKPSLNPSDVSERKTTETRTPSLSSPSSAPQSAEPGTSVHSRPPVSSTPSCPIPSPAPQFHPNCATDVNTKNGLRKTREIKYEGIKDESGGMVEKNEKGTHGEQTREGHMRQDGQDKENKLDRSSLRNKKSDEKDGKRCKTRDLDNSNQDQNIEEQPNAGGVGVIVSTRCEVNHPEKATCAQDNCIEEKHSDSFFRESSRHNGEEGMDLSVCSSHHEVSQKSNFGRSVPQNHPLSGPQKYGYQESPHGAAMGLKNRGRPSPGSVTGSNSRYQGFHQPKPSYGPEHTKDVAGTTVEGSVRRREGSGARGHDDNSQLQHQFPSLLQEVLQGYHLDRRYGRSEQALTAHLQAQNMTRQQYQTRHPYGMAESMRTQTGVGEVISHPSRMTSPGKPLQLNQRQGPGSDFVPESPQSSLRSEGVDTKGSHSASSEKNKMATPQRHLTHMPQSTEFLSGPPPKHINLADYSLPHRKPPSGLPSSSSAVQELLLQETEPLAGSVGTIGQIESQMLMSSLLPPSKERRSVICDVCPNRRSTPERDGKREREREKSPIGASVIQLPSTNDLGNSKEMGVKKEVGVKVASKETAEAVHHSGLTTKETDVEHHNKALHPSVVMNSEPLRRGKIDLTTTMPSQHLQQTSHYPSTTNPLSPPSRHQSYPHGVDLSTGHASGFPGSRFGDAREGNMIPRNPHFHNPYHSPQVQLQNPQSANKLQMYTHLHAHDLDDRLNWVTTINRPTKDMMQSSTSPGRHKLSHSEQRQRMQSPTDILHNRQTFTKQQVPHQNTYYDMKMWESTHSGRESVGMLEGDPYQRSQQPPPAAPLGSVAHQLVPTAPPVSNILESPVSQVVTEEIFKSLHPTPTPNSMKTVGPSIGGNVNSVMPQSHRPNKTGGSGDTNPLMLRRRVRSFISPIPAKRQHQDVSQQRSAPSSYHSPLAYSESSLQNDDDSSSSDITTLGSPNTPCPTPGQSTYSQSSSPVQGKKSLPPRKGRGLKLEAIVQKITPNVKKSTNSGHTDVDSNDFAGFSHTEMSQFTDTQDEEECLPYLDESLSLSDIMPYRGVDETGPLPPTAYPCDPHQTSQVLKRGTTGTVTRPLQPDFDFGLGTAASSTGDRDKEIHADFTLLGPLPPPPPLPCPVQGSPPPSSSALSDIQHFTNTYQQLETRRGEQSAANLLRQKLEETGIGFDDYSSSDYYGTTPPHHSQAQGHLLRQPHQTSPRSSLAMTGSPQDSKQSDNSVPKGYFPSGKKKGRPVGSVNKQKRAQATQAQAQNVSPSALSGPPIQSPATVSPQVAPSPSTTASAPSVTPPTDQKMTPPEIPPVLTQAVKVDAESEDTQPETEVKSVCQKQGGVKDESEVVGSRGRQRRRRRGVAAAAAKDDLEAATRAGGHFDNSRVFPDNSKCAFAPYIHVERKVAEIGAVCTIVNGEEEKMKGERGAVGGKASSSGIEALLTSALLSQLPRRDGEIERVKEKRELEDVDSALQAGKALPSSEYLLPGPVITESIHSGRLLCCLCQKWANYKNLGDLYGPYYPPEYATRLPKNQPQIRQSLVTTGMNRNVQNLDTISNVLTTQGRELQDVPTIKSSNYSDYMFNQETNTTSPATAVGTASPAGGGEMLYLASKLAKTTTNKTTVLKWDMPPELKPITELRKQPELQNEPTYSQQNQPCQQQQTEDTQQRPQHRKLTSHPRFKRRQKSSENSPRMVPSNSKASLPFQPPPPTLDSLGPLAQLAQLPQMPIDPEELWVHEACMVWTSGVYLVNGRLYGLQEALDGARDTVCSYCEMVGSTLGCYSKGCTLRYHYPCAMDADCSLNEDNFSLRCPKHKFPQSSQPAKPVYLEQSERG, from the exons ATGCAGAATTTCCCCAACAGTCCAGCACCTCCAGCTCTTCCTCCTGGATTTACTAGTAGGGGTGGAGGTGGCTCCTCTTACCCACCACCGTCAACAGATCCCCAGATATCCCCAAGGATGACCGATGACTACACTGGGATGCAACAGCAAACCCCTCCAAACCCTCAAAGTCACAGTCGACACCTACTCCATCGAGGGCACCACCACCCTAGTCAGGCTGGCCATATGCTTGCTTATGATGCAAGAAACAGAGCTGGGGAATCATCACACGGTAATATTCACAGTGGCAGTAGTAGCAACCCGTACCAAAAGGAAACAATGGATTATTATTTTGCAATGGGTGGAAAGGACAGACATAGAAGAGGAGGTATGGCATATGGGGCAGGTTTTGGGTACTCAAATATGGATGGACATATACCTCAGCAGTACAGACAAGCTGGAACTAGCTCCTCTGGGATGATGTCTCCCTATCCTTTGGACTATGGTTCGACGGCCGGCTCAGGTGGTAGTAGCAGTGGCAGCAGTGGTGCTGGAGCATTTTCCCCCTCCCATCAGTACAAAATGGGTCAGAACCCTGCAATGCAGCCAGCATCAGGGCCTCAGATGCAGCACCGCCAACATGGACAGAATTACCCCGCCCATCAAGCTCTGCAACATGGACAGCAGCATAGGACTTATCCCATCTCTGGACACAGAATGCCTCCACAGTTCTCACACTACTCCCCACAGGGTAGTGCATCCACAGGGTCATCAGGAATGTACAGCTCCCCACCACAGAGATATCATGATGGGGCCAGCAGTGGTGGTGGATTTGAAGCTAAAGTCAACAACTCTCCTAATATGAACTCTAATTCAAACTCAATTTCAAGTTCAGCTACAACAAACAATGTTGGATCACTGGAGAATGTTGCAAAGAGTTACCACTCTTCAAGTTACCCCTCATACTCCCCACAAACCCATCCACTCCACAAACAAGCCACCCTCCAGCACCGCAATTCTCAGCACAATTTAGGAATAGGTTATGACAACTCTCTCAAAATGCAGCATCATGCCCCTCCACCAGGTCCTGTATACTCTAAACATCACCAATCCACCAATCCTGGAATGCCTCAACAACCGTGTCAAGAAATAGCCAAATCGCCAATGCATTCTCAACCCCAACAGGGCCAGATTAACCAAAACTTCAGCCCTATATCTAACCCCTCTCCAGCTGCCTCTGCAGTGCAGTCTCCCAGTTGTAGCTCCTCACCTTCCCCATTGATGGGTGTCTCAGAAGGTCATGGGAACCCTTTATGTCCCCCACATGTTCCATCACATCCTCCTCCCCCAAATCCTCGTAGTTGCCGTGGTCGGTTATTGCAGACTTTGCCTCAGTTGAGTCCCACACCCAACTCCAACAGCAGCATCAGTAGTTGTGGCAGCAGTGGCAGTAACAAAGCTACTGGTCTGAATATAAGCGCTGGAGGTGGTCACTTAGTCTCAAACCGAAGCAGAATGGCTGCCGGTACAGGAAAAGGATCACATGAAGGGTCATCCTCGTCTGTCTATTCATCTTCTCCTCTTGACAAACTCATGCAAGATCCTGGCTTGAACAGTCTAAATGCGTTGACATCACAGGTAGCGAATTTACCCAATACAGTGCAACATATGCTTCTCACTGACACATTAATATCACATAGAAGGGGGAAAGATGGACAAAGTCAAATGCTGCAGGCATTACAAGCCATTCCTTCTACTCAACCAAGGAGTCGAAGTGTCAGTGCTGCCTCAAGCAGTGGGATTGGTGGTGGTGAAGGTGCTGGCTCGGAGGCTGGAGGTGATGATGATTCCTTTCTGGTGTCCGAAAGAGTATCATCAAGGGCCAAAGAGGAACGCGATGAGCAGATTTCTGAGGGGGAAAAATCTAGAAGGCGGCAGATGAGTGGCACAAGCAGTGGATCAGAACCAACTGGCTACTATCCTCCTCCATCTCAGAGTCAAATGTCCATGGGTTCAAGTAAAAACCAATCCCATACTGGAAAGAGTGATCAGGGTTCACAAGGGAAGAGGATGTTCACGGAATCTTCTACAAAACCATCTCTGAATCCATCAGATGTTTCTGAAAGAAAGACAACTGAAACCCGGACACCTTCATTGtcatctccctcctctgctcctcaaTCTGCTGAGCCTGGTACAAGCGTACATTCTCGCCCTCCTGTTTCCTCTACTCCCTCATGCCCCATTCCCTCTCCTGCTCCTCAGTTCCACCCAAACTGTGCCACTGATGTTAATACTAAAAATGGGCTTAGGAAAACAAGGGAAATTAAATATGAAGGAATTAAagatgaaagtggagggatggttgaaaaaaatgaaaaaggcACCCATGGAGAGCAGACCCGAGAGGGACACATGCGACAAGATGGGCAGGACAAAGAAAATAAATTGGATCGATCTTCCTTGCGTAACAAAAAGAGTGATGAGAAGGATGGAAAACGATGTAAGACACGAGATTTGGACAACTCCAATCAAGATCAAAATATTGAGGAACAGCCAAATGCTGGTGGAGTGGGTGTTATTGTGTCAACTCGTTGTGAGGTAAATCATCCAGAAAAAGCTACATGTGCACAAGACAACTGCATAGAGGAGAAACATTCAGACAGCTTCTTTAGAGAGTCTAGTCGTCATAATGGGGAGGAAGGAATGGATTTGAGTGTATGTTCCTCTCATCATGAAGTTTCCCAGAAATCTAACTTTGGGCGGTCTGTCCCTCAAAATCATCCCCTCTCAGGTCCTCAAAAATATGGTTATCAAGAGTCACCACATGGTGCTGCCATGGGTTTGAAGAACAGGGGGAGACCTAGTCCAGGGAGTGTAACTGGATCAAATTCAAGGTATCAAGGCTTCCATCAGCCAAAGCCCAGTTATGGGCCTGAACACACCAAGGATGTCGCGGGTACTACAGTTGAGGGATcagtgaggagaagagaaggatcAGGGGCAAGAGGACATGATGATAATTCTCAACTCCAGCATCAATTTCCAAGCCTCTTGCAGGAGGTTCTACAGGGTTATCACTTAGACCGGCGCTATGGGCGATCTGAACAGGCACTAACTGCCCATCTCCAGGCTCAAAATATGACTCGGCAACAGTACCAAACCAGGCATCCTTATGGCATGGCTGAAAGTATGAGAACCCAAACTGGAGTTGGAGAGGTCATTTCCCACCCCTCCCGAATGACAAGCCCTGGAAAGCCTCTTCAACTAAATCAGCGCCAGGGGCCTGGATCTGATTTTGTACCAGAATCACCTCAATCCTCCTTGAGGTCTGAAGGAGTAGATACTAAGGGATCTCACAGTGCTTCTTCAGAGAAAAATAAAATGGCAACACCGCAGCGTCACCTGACCCATATGCCACAGTCTACagagtttttgtctggacctCCACCAAAACACATCAATTTAGCCGACTACTCGTTACCTCACAGGAAACCCCCTTCAGGTCTGCCCAGCTCATCATCAGCTGTACAGGAACTCCTATTGCAGGAAACAGAGCCGCTAGCGGGCAGTGTTGGAACCATAGGTCAAATTGAGTCTCAAATGTTGATGTCCTCCCTTTTACCTCCATCTAAAGAGCGCCGCTCTGTCATATGTGATGTTTGTCCCAATCGCCGCAGTACACCAGAAAGGGATGGGAAACGTGAAAGAGAGCGGGAAAAAAGTCCAATTGGTGCCTCTGTCATCCAACTTCCATCAACAAATGATCTAGGGAACAGTAAGGAGATGGGAGTTAAAAAAGAAGTTGGAGTGAAGGTAGCATCAAAGGAGACTGCAGAGGCTGTCCATCATAGTGGTCTTACAACCAAGGAAACTGATGTTGAGCATCATAACAAGGCTTTACACCCATCTGTGGTTATGAATTCAGAGCCTCTTAGAAGAGGTAAGATTGATTTGACCACCACCATGCCCTCTCAACATCTGCAGCAAACCTCTCACTATCCCTCTACCACCAACCCTCTGTCTCCaccatcaagacatcagtcatacCCACATGGTGTAGATTTATCTACAGGGCATGCCAGTGGCTTTCCTGGTTCCAGGTTTGGTGATGCAAGAGAGGGCAATATGATTCCACGTAACCCCCATTTTCACAATCCCTACCACTCACCCCAAGTTCAATTACAAAACCCACAATCCGCAAACAAATTACAAATGTATACTCACCTCCATGCTCATGACTTGGATGACAGACTTAATTGGGTAACTACCATTAATAGACCCACCAAGGATATGATGCAGTCCAGTACTTCTCCAGGTAGACATAAACTCAGTCATTCAGAGCAGAGACAAAGAATGCAGTCTCCAACTGACATTTTGCACAATCGCCAAACGTTCACTAAACAGCAAGTTCCTCATCAGAACACTTACTATGACATGAAAATGTGGGAGTCGACACACTCTGGTAGAGAGAGTGTGGGGATGTTGGAGGGGGATCCTTACCAGAGAAGTCAACAGCCACCTCCTGCTGCTCCTCTTGGGTCTGTTGCCCACCAATTGGTTCCAACAGCTCCACCAGTCTCCAACATTCTTGAATCACCTGTCTCCCAAGTGGTTACAGAAGAAATCTTTAAATCACTCCATCCAACACCTACACCTAATTCCATGAAAACAGTTGGTCCCAGTATTGGTGGCAATGTCAATTCCGTGATGCCACAGAGCCATCGACCAAATAAAACTGGGGGTTCTGGGGACACTAATCCATTAATGTTGAGGAGGAGAGTTCGATCTTTCATTTCCCCTATCCCTGCCAAGAGGCAGCATCAGGATGTATCGCAGCAAAGGAGTGCCCCTAGTTCATATCACTCACCTTTGGCCTACTCTGAATCCAGCCTCCAAAATGACGATGACTCATCCAGTTCAGATATAACTACACTTGGTTCGCCTAATACTCCTTGTCCCACACCTGGACAAAGCACGTATTCACAATCCTCCTCACCTGTTCAGGGTAAGAAGAGTCTGCCTCCAAGAAAAGGGAGAGGTTTGAAACTGGAGGCTATTGTTCAGAAAATTACACCAAATGTGAAGAAATCTACTAACAGCGGCCATACCGATGTTGACTCAAATGATTTTGCTGGATTTTCTCACACTGAAATGTCACAGTTTACTGACACACAGGACGAAGAGGAATGTTTACCTTATCTCGATGAAAGTCTCTCATTAAGTGACATTATGCCCTACAGAGGGGTTGATGAGACTGGACCGTTACCTCCCACCGCATACCCCTgtgatcctcaccagacatcacaagTTCTTAAACGCGGCACCACAGGAACTGTTACAAGACCTTTGCAGCCAGACTTTGACTTTGGGTTAGGGACTGCAGCATCTAGTACTGGTGATAGAGATAAAGAGATACACGCTGACTTCACCTTGTTAGGGCCCttacccccacctccaccactaccttgtcCAGTACAGGGCTCCCCCCCACCGTCTTCATCTGCCTTGTCTGATATTCAACATTTCACTAATACTTACCAGCAACTTGAGACTCGAAGAGGTGAACAATCTGCTGCTAACCTTCTGAGACAAAAACTTGAAGAAACTGGGATTGGATTTGATGATTACAGTAGCAGTGACTATTATGgaaccaccccaccacaccacagtCAGGCTCAAGGGCACTTACTAAGACAGCCACATCAAACTTCTCCAAGGTCATCTTTGGCAATGACAGGGTCACCACAAGATTCCAAACAATCAGACAATTCTGTACCCAAAGGCTATTTCCCATCAGGCAAGAAGAAGGGAAGGCCTGTTGGAAGTGTGAATAAGCAAAAACGTGCTCAAGCCACCCAGGCCCAGGCACAGAATGTGAGCCCAAGTGCTCTGTCTGGCCCACCTATTCAATCTCCTGCAACTGTTAGTCCACAGGTAGCCCCAAGCCCTAGCACTACAGCCTCTGCCCCATCAGTCACTCCTCCAACTGATCAGAAAATGACTCCTCCGGAGATTCCACCAGTCTTGACCCAAGCAGTAAAAGTGGATGCTGAAAGTGAGGACACTCAGCCAGAGACTGAGGTGAAATCAGTCTGCCAGAAACAAGGGGGGGTGAAAGACGagagtgaggtagtgggatcaagaggcaggcagaggaggagaagaagaggagtagCAGCAGCGGCGGCCAAAGATGACCTGGAAGCGGCTACAAGAGCAGGGGGACATTTTGATAACAGCAGAGTTTTTCCTGATAATAGCAAGTGTGCCTTTGCGCCATACATACATGTGGAGAGGAAAGTAGCTGAGATAGGAGCCGTGTGCACAATTGTGAATGGTGAAGAGGAAAAGATGAAGGGAGAGCGTGGAGCAGTTGGAGGGAAAGCAAGCAGTAGTGGTATTGAAGCTCTTTTGACCTCAGCTCTTTTGTCTCAACTGccaaggagagatggagaaattgAGAGGGTCAAAGAGAAGAGGGAACTGGAGGATGTAGACTCTGCCCTCCAGGCAGGAAAGGCTCTACCTTCATCTGAGTACCTTCTACCAGGCCCTGTGATTACTGAATCCATTCATTCTGGCCgtcttctctgctgcctgtgcCAGAAATGGGCCAATTACAAAAACCTTGGGGATCTCTATGGACCTTACTACCCTCCTGAATATGCTACAAGGCTTCCCAAGAATCAACCCCAGATTCGACAGAGTCTTGTAACTACTGGGATGAATAGAAATGTGCAAAATCTAGACACCATTTCAAATGTGTTGACCACCCAGGGCCGCGAACTGCAAGATGTGCCAACTATCAAGTCCTCAAATTATAGTGATTACATGTTCAATCAAGAGACAAATACAACTTCCCCCGCCACTGCTGTTGGCACTGCCTCTCCAGCAGGTGGAGGGGAGATGCTTTATCTGGCCAGCAAACTTGCTAAAACCACCACCAACAAGACAACAGTTCTTAAGTGGGACATGCCTCCAGAGTTAAAACCAATTACTGAGCTAAGGAAACAACCTGAACTTCAGAATGAGCCCACTTACAGTCAGCAAAACCAACCATGCCAGCAACAGCAGACAGAAGACACTCAACAAAGGCCACAACACAGAAAGCTGACGTCGCACCCGAGATTTAAAAGGAGACAGAAATCCAGTGAAAATTCCCCAAGAATGGTGCCATCCAACAGCAAAGCCTCATTGCCATTCCAGCCCCCTCCCCCAACCTTAGACTCCCTTGGGCCTTTGGCACAGCTGGCCCAACTTCCTCAGATGCCTATAGACCCAGAGGAGCTGTGGGTGCATGAGGCATGCATGGTCTGGACAAGTGGGGTTTACCTGGTCAATGGAAGACTGTATGGCCTACAGGAGGCACTAGATGGTGCCAGAGACACA gTCTGCTCTTATTGTGAAATGGTTGGCTCAACCCTCGGCTGTTACAGCAAAGGCTGCACACTGAGATATCACTACCCGTGTGCCATGGATGCAG ACTGCTCTCTGAATGAAGATAACTTTTCACTACGATGTCCAAAGCATAAG TTTCCCCAGAGCAGCCAGCCAGCTAAACCTGTGTACCTTGAGCAGtctgagagaggctga